The following are from one region of the Cyanobium gracile PCC 6307 genome:
- a CDS encoding GAF domain-containing protein translates to MPIALISLVDQDRQWFLAKTGIEATETSRDVAFCAHAILSEEVMVVPDASQDQRFSSNPLVTGEPGIRFYAGAPLRAMDGHLLGTLCVIDQQAHGFNDDQKRILRMFSEQVSREIEIRQRLARCPVTGLWNRGAFLFLCEKEFQRARRLGRNDVHLLGFAWDPPPVPLTEALLPVFGPDDLVGRIADRMFAALMIDSTRASAMVACRSLDAAAGALQFDRRRSRPAARLRIGLTDLAPSDLSMADLLVRAENALYLTEDEAADPVMAVWGT, encoded by the coding sequence GTGCCGATCGCCCTGATTTCCCTGGTCGACCAGGATCGTCAGTGGTTCCTGGCAAAAACAGGAATCGAGGCCACGGAAACCAGCCGCGACGTGGCCTTCTGTGCCCACGCCATTCTCTCGGAAGAGGTGATGGTGGTTCCTGATGCCAGCCAGGATCAGCGCTTCAGTAGCAATCCCCTGGTGACCGGTGAACCCGGCATCCGCTTCTACGCAGGGGCACCGCTTCGCGCCATGGATGGCCACCTGCTGGGCACCCTTTGCGTGATCGATCAGCAGGCCCATGGCTTCAACGATGACCAGAAACGCATCCTCAGGATGTTCTCCGAACAGGTCAGCAGGGAGATCGAGATCCGACAGCGGCTGGCCCGTTGCCCCGTCACCGGTCTCTGGAACCGCGGCGCCTTCCTGTTCCTCTGTGAGAAGGAATTCCAGCGGGCGCGACGCCTGGGCCGGAATGACGTGCACCTGTTGGGCTTCGCGTGGGATCCGCCCCCGGTGCCGCTGACGGAGGCGCTCCTTCCCGTCTTCGGCCCTGATGATCTGGTCGGCAGGATCGCCGATCGGATGTTCGCCGCTCTGATGATCGACAGCACCAGGGCCTCCGCCATGGTCGCCTGCCGCTCGCTCGACGCCGCCGCCGGGGCGCTGCAGTTCGACCGGCGACGATCCAGGCCGGCCGCCCGGCTCCGCATCGGTCTGACGGACCTGGCGCCTTCGGATCTGAGCATGGCCGACCTGCTGGTGCGGGCGGAGAACGCCCTCTATCTGACCGAAGACGAAGCAGCCGATCCGGTCATGGCCGTCTGGGGAACCTGA
- a CDS encoding ATP-binding protein, giving the protein MIGDPMATPERCNHLAVASDLDAMDTVLGWFEGIPHADVPSLLWLQGQMALVEGFTNAVRHAHADLDPPPDVQLSVGLSDGEFSLEVTDHGRPFDLASALAQLEAEAPGIEDDPLAREAHWGLFLMMKLRRDHGWTITYRRQEDDRNCLCLRHPFEAAGALDSGW; this is encoded by the coding sequence ATGATCGGCGACCCCATGGCCACGCCGGAGCGCTGCAACCATCTGGCCGTGGCGAGCGACCTCGATGCCATGGACACCGTGCTCGGCTGGTTCGAGGGGATCCCCCACGCCGATGTGCCATCCCTGCTCTGGCTGCAGGGTCAGATGGCCCTGGTGGAGGGCTTCACCAACGCCGTCCGCCATGCCCATGCCGACCTTGATCCACCGCCCGATGTGCAGCTTTCGGTGGGCCTTTCCGATGGGGAATTCTCGCTGGAAGTCACGGACCATGGACGGCCGTTCGATCTGGCATCCGCCCTGGCCCAGCTGGAGGCGGAGGCGCCAGGCATCGAGGATGACCCCCTGGCCCGGGAAGCCCACTGGGGCCTGTTCCTGATGATGAAGTTGCGCCGGGATCACGGCTGGACGATCACCTATCGCCGCCAGGAGGATGACCGGAACTGTCTTTGCCTGCGTCATCCTTTCGAGGCTGCAGGGGCGCTGGATAGCGGATGGTGA
- a CDS encoding sugar transferase, with the protein MAVSLDQPPLPAGFLLSARHGTLILRLPPRLTVAEAVTFRQGFPDWLDRFGDLRQVILDFGHTSVIDSSGIGALVGAIRIARERSLPLEAWSVHRQVALALEMTGLEKVLPVVEHTQGLLPHPPGREDQRPPLTHPSVRSLPKRLIDVAGASLGLGVTALLFVPIAVAIRLDGPGPILFSQTRCGWMGRHFRIWKFRSMVSNAEQLKATVPNQASGAFFKNENDPRITRVGRFLRRTSLDELPQFWNVLIGDMSLIGTRPATPDEVRRYAIPSWQRFDVKPGLSGEWQVSGRSSIREFQDVIRLDLRYQQNWSLAYDLKLILRTFMVLFSKNSGAA; encoded by the coding sequence ATGGCCGTCTCCCTGGACCAGCCACCGCTTCCCGCCGGGTTCCTGCTCAGCGCCCGCCATGGAACGCTCATCCTCCGGCTTCCCCCGCGGCTCACCGTGGCCGAGGCGGTGACCTTCCGTCAGGGCTTTCCCGACTGGCTCGACCGGTTCGGCGATCTCCGCCAGGTGATCCTCGACTTCGGCCACACCAGCGTCATCGACAGCAGCGGCATCGGCGCCCTCGTCGGCGCCATCAGGATCGCCCGGGAACGCTCCCTGCCGCTTGAGGCCTGGAGTGTGCACCGGCAGGTGGCCCTGGCCCTGGAGATGACCGGGCTGGAGAAGGTGCTGCCGGTGGTGGAGCACACCCAGGGGCTCCTTCCCCATCCCCCCGGCAGGGAGGACCAGCGGCCGCCGCTCACCCACCCGTCGGTGCGCTCCCTCCCCAAACGGCTGATCGACGTGGCGGGAGCGAGCCTCGGCCTGGGGGTCACCGCGCTGCTGTTCGTCCCGATCGCGGTGGCCATCCGGCTGGACGGCCCGGGGCCCATCCTGTTCAGCCAGACGCGCTGCGGCTGGATGGGCCGTCACTTCCGCATCTGGAAGTTCCGTTCCATGGTGAGCAATGCCGAGCAGCTGAAAGCCACGGTGCCGAACCAGGCCAGTGGAGCCTTCTTCAAGAACGAGAACGATCCCAGAATCACGCGCGTGGGTCGCTTTCTGCGCCGAACCAGCCTGGACGAGCTGCCCCAGTTCTGGAACGTGCTGATCGGGGACATGAGCCTGATCGGCACCCGGCCCGCCACCCCCGACGAAGTTCGCCGCTACGCCATCCCCAGCTGGCAGCGTTTCGATGTCAAACCCGGCCTCAGCGGGGAGTGGCAGGTCAGCGGCCGCTCCTCGATCCGGGAGTTCCAGGACGTGATCCGGCTGGATCTCCGCTATCAGCAGAACTGGAGCCTCGCCTATGACCTGAAACTGATCCTGCGAACCTTCATGGTTCTGTTCAGCAAGAATTCGGGGGCGGCGTGA
- a CDS encoding glycosyltransferase, whose protein sequence is MILVTVGTEQYPFNRLMRWLEVLREQRLIDEEIVVQYGTCTVLPSGATVYRLLKEDAFRQLIEKARAVIAHCGEGTVLMLDQMDQPFILVPRSVRFQEHVDDHQVELALALAEMGVPIGWCPGDLVRFLEAPCKTSISDVTDASARSLCRSLDHRFAPG, encoded by the coding sequence ATGATCCTGGTGACCGTGGGCACGGAGCAGTATCCCTTCAACCGGCTGATGCGCTGGCTCGAGGTGTTGCGTGAGCAGCGCCTCATCGACGAAGAGATCGTCGTCCAATATGGAACCTGCACGGTGCTGCCCAGTGGTGCCACCGTCTATCGCCTGCTGAAGGAAGACGCCTTCCGGCAGCTGATTGAGAAGGCCCGTGCCGTGATCGCCCACTGCGGCGAGGGCACCGTGCTGATGCTGGATCAGATGGACCAGCCTTTCATCCTCGTTCCCCGCAGCGTCCGTTTCCAGGAGCACGTGGACGATCATCAGGTCGAGCTGGCCCTGGCTCTTGCAGAGATGGGCGTACCCATCGGCTGGTGTCCCGGGGATCTGGTGCGATTTCTGGAAGCCCCCTGCAAGACCTCCATCAGCGACGTGACCGACGCCTCCGCCAGGTCCTTGTGCCGCAGCCTGGACCACCGTTTCGCCCCCGGATGA
- a CDS encoding glycosyltransferase, with product MAGPLVSVVIPVYNSAATVAESLRSVLEQTYPHLEILVVDDGSTDGAVAICETFEDPRLRILHQANRGLAGARNTGIRQARGAYIGFLDSDDLWLPEKVARHVAHLQARPEVGVSFSPSGFIDEHSRPLGIYQMPRLEGITPEILFCRNPIGNGSAVVIRREVFEAIRFRANLHGEPEDFYFDDTFRQSEDIECWLRIILDTPWRIEGIPEALTLYRISEGGLSANLMKQYASWERILTKTTLTHPDFIRRHGARARAYQLRYLARRATRQREGAMAVRLLHQALATYGRILIEEPRRTVITLLAAYLLRLLPPGLYRALERLMLRLTGASQERRLRRDARQTAPALKVLLVCSSGGHFKALQQLREFWQPHPHLWVSFRTPTTETALQAERVRWAYSPTNRNLPNLWRNLLLAVRVLREERPTLILTTGAGVAVPFVLLGKLFGCRTVFIESVTRIHTLSLSARLVRPFLDVLYVHWPRLQARYPRAELVQGRPAP from the coding sequence ATGGCCGGACCGCTCGTTTCGGTGGTGATTCCCGTCTACAACAGCGCCGCCACGGTGGCCGAGAGTCTCCGCTCGGTGCTGGAGCAGACCTACCCCCATCTCGAGATCCTCGTGGTGGACGACGGCTCCACCGACGGGGCCGTGGCCATCTGTGAAACGTTCGAGGATCCCCGCCTCCGCATTCTTCACCAGGCGAACCGGGGCCTGGCGGGGGCGCGCAACACGGGCATCCGCCAGGCCCGTGGCGCCTACATCGGCTTTCTGGACAGTGACGACCTTTGGCTGCCGGAGAAGGTGGCCCGCCATGTGGCCCATCTGCAGGCCCGTCCGGAGGTGGGGGTGAGCTTCTCCCCCTCCGGGTTCATCGACGAACACTCCCGGCCCCTGGGGATCTACCAGATGCCCCGGCTGGAGGGCATCACGCCGGAGATCCTTTTCTGCCGCAATCCGATCGGCAACGGCTCCGCCGTGGTGATCCGCCGTGAGGTGTTCGAGGCCATCCGCTTCCGGGCCAATCTCCATGGGGAGCCGGAGGATTTCTACTTCGACGACACGTTCCGGCAGTCGGAGGACATCGAATGCTGGCTGCGGATCATCCTCGATACCCCGTGGCGGATCGAGGGAATCCCGGAGGCGCTCACCCTCTACCGGATCAGCGAGGGTGGGCTCTCGGCCAACCTGATGAAGCAGTACGCGTCCTGGGAGCGGATCCTCACCAAGACGACCCTCACCCATCCGGACTTCATCCGGCGCCACGGGGCCAGGGCCAGGGCCTATCAGCTGCGCTACCTGGCCAGGCGGGCCACACGACAGCGGGAGGGGGCCATGGCCGTCCGCCTGCTGCACCAGGCCCTCGCCACCTACGGGCGGATCCTGATCGAAGAGCCCCGCCGCACCGTGATCACGCTGCTGGCGGCCTACTTGCTGCGTCTGCTTCCCCCTGGCCTCTACCGGGCTCTGGAGCGGCTCATGCTCCGCCTCACCGGCGCCAGCCAGGAGCGGCGTCTGCGCAGGGATGCCCGCCAGACGGCCCCGGCCCTGAAGGTTCTGCTGGTGTGCTCCTCTGGAGGGCATTTCAAGGCGTTGCAGCAGCTGCGGGAGTTCTGGCAACCCCACCCCCATCTCTGGGTCAGCTTCCGCACGCCCACCACCGAGACGGCCCTGCAGGCGGAACGGGTGCGCTGGGCCTACAGCCCCACCAATCGCAATCTTCCGAATCTGTGGCGCAATCTTCTGTTGGCGGTCCGGGTGCTGCGGGAGGAACGACCCACGCTGATCCTCACCACCGGAGCCGGCGTGGCGGTCCCCTTCGTGCTGCTGGGAAAGCTGTTCGGCTGCAGGACCGTGTTCATCGAATCGGTAACGCGCATCCATACACTGAGCCTCTCCGCTCGTCTGGTGCGCCCGTTTCTCGATGTGCTTTACGTGCACTGGCCCCGGCTTCAGGCCCGGTATCCCCGTGCCGAACTCGTTCAGGGAAGGCCGGCGCCATGA
- a CDS encoding glycosyltransferase family 2 protein: MGIPAVSVIIPAYNAAGSLAETVASVQAQTWTDWEALIIDDGSSDGTAALVRDLQAEDARIRLLCVANGGVSAARNRGVAGTHASLIAFLDADDLWYPAKLRLHLDHFRGDAALGVSFDRVAFLTPSGLPTGQHSRSRLRQLAPEHFLYENPTTTTSTWVVRRTVFDQVGGFHPQMSYSEDLEWLLRVRCAGWRIAGLEQVLTGYRTSEGGLSSDLLRMEAGWERLVEQARPYAPELVEAHLSRARAVHLRYLARRSLRLNASATGLGVGFMNQALRSDPWLLLRQPRRTWLTLAAVQLRRLWRQARPLLPPWRRSR, encoded by the coding sequence ATGGGGATTCCCGCGGTTTCCGTCATCATTCCCGCCTACAACGCGGCCGGTTCCCTGGCCGAAACGGTGGCGTCCGTCCAGGCCCAGACCTGGACGGACTGGGAGGCGCTGATCATCGATGACGGTTCCAGCGATGGGACGGCCGCCCTGGTGCGTGACCTCCAGGCCGAAGACGCCAGGATTCGTCTTCTCTGCGTCGCGAACGGAGGGGTTTCGGCGGCACGCAACCGCGGCGTGGCCGGGACCCACGCGTCCCTGATCGCCTTCCTCGATGCCGATGACCTCTGGTACCCCGCCAAACTCCGGCTCCATCTCGACCACTTCCGTGGCGATGCCGCCTTGGGGGTGAGCTTCGACCGGGTCGCCTTCCTCACCCCCTCGGGCCTGCCCACCGGCCAGCACTCCCGATCCCGTCTTCGCCAGCTGGCCCCGGAGCACTTTCTGTACGAGAACCCCACCACCACCACCTCCACCTGGGTCGTGCGCCGGACCGTCTTCGATCAGGTGGGTGGCTTCCACCCGCAGATGAGCTACTCGGAGGATCTCGAATGGCTGCTGCGGGTCCGGTGCGCCGGCTGGCGGATCGCCGGGCTGGAGCAGGTGCTCACGGGCTACCGCACCAGCGAGGGGGGGCTGTCCTCGGATCTGCTGCGGATGGAGGCCGGCTGGGAGCGGCTCGTGGAGCAGGCCCGCCCCTATGCGCCGGAGCTGGTGGAGGCCCATCTGAGCCGGGCGCGGGCGGTTCACCTGCGCTACCTGGCCAGGCGCAGCCTGCGCTTGAATGCCTCAGCGACGGGGTTGGGGGTGGGTTTCATGAACCAGGCCCTGCGATCGGACCCCTGGCTCCTGCTTCGCCAGCCCCGGCGCACCTGGCTCACCCTGGCGGCCGTTCAGCTGCGGCGGCTGTGGCGGCAGGCCCGGCCGCTGCTGCCGCCATGGCGGAGGTCGCGATGA
- a CDS encoding lipopolysaccharide biosynthesis protein, with translation MRLKVLGRFRSEDRFLRNIGWMGLSEFGIRLSRLLATVILARLLSPKDYGIAALVLMTHEFIRVFTRNGIGEKLVQAPEAELDAMCHTAFTLNWLLGGLLFLIQTLGSFAVAGFYGQPELIRPIILIGLTYLIYPLGSVQTSLILRENRLNVFGLTQLASVMTDNLLIAIFALNGFGMWSIILPKFLVAPIWVIMVYRFHRWRPNWRPSLLHYRQILGFGSRILGVELLNTLRDNIDYLLIGRLIGISQLGTYYFAFNAGLGMSLSAVNAMGLTLYSDLCALSHDRALLRERFQKNLVIIAKVIIPLVAVQASLAPLYVPIVFGQKWVDRGAVPILIIICLSALSRPFANAASMLFRSINLPQVDLWWNLGFTLVLAVAVMVGAQHGIIGVAVAVMATHLLLQPLYALWARRVVLIRPAAWVS, from the coding sequence ATGCGCCTGAAGGTCCTGGGTCGCTTCCGCTCGGAGGACCGCTTCCTGCGCAACATCGGCTGGATGGGGTTGTCGGAGTTCGGCATCCGGCTCTCCAGACTCCTGGCCACCGTGATCCTGGCGCGACTTCTGAGTCCGAAGGATTACGGCATCGCGGCCCTGGTGCTGATGACCCACGAATTCATCCGGGTGTTCACCCGCAACGGCATCGGCGAGAAGCTCGTCCAGGCCCCGGAGGCCGAGCTCGATGCGATGTGCCACACGGCCTTCACCCTGAACTGGCTGCTTGGGGGGCTGCTTTTCCTGATCCAGACCCTCGGCTCCTTTGCCGTCGCCGGCTTCTACGGTCAGCCCGAACTGATCAGGCCGATCATCCTGATCGGCCTGACCTATCTGATCTATCCCCTGGGATCGGTCCAGACCTCCCTGATCCTCAGGGAGAACCGCCTCAATGTCTTCGGCCTCACCCAACTGGCTTCTGTCATGACGGACAACCTGCTGATCGCGATCTTCGCGCTCAACGGGTTTGGGATGTGGTCGATCATTCTGCCCAAATTCCTCGTCGCCCCCATCTGGGTGATCATGGTCTACCGCTTTCACCGCTGGCGACCGAACTGGCGACCTTCCCTGCTCCACTACCGCCAGATCCTGGGCTTCGGCTCAAGGATCCTGGGGGTGGAACTTCTCAACACCCTCCGGGACAACATCGACTATCTGCTGATCGGTCGCCTGATCGGCATCAGCCAGCTGGGCACCTACTACTTCGCCTTCAATGCCGGCCTGGGCATGAGCCTGAGTGCCGTCAACGCCATGGGCCTGACCCTCTATTCCGACCTCTGTGCCCTCAGCCACGACCGGGCCCTGCTGCGGGAGCGGTTCCAGAAGAATCTGGTCATCATCGCCAAGGTGATCATCCCCCTGGTGGCGGTTCAGGCCTCCCTGGCTCCCCTCTACGTGCCCATCGTCTTCGGCCAGAAATGGGTGGATCGGGGCGCCGTTCCCATCCTGATCATCATCTGTCTGTCCGCGCTCTCGCGCCCCTTCGCCAACGCCGCCTCGATGCTGTTCCGCTCCATCAACCTTCCCCAGGTGGACCTCTGGTGGAACCTCGGATTCACCCTCGTCCTGGCGGTGGCCGTGATGGTCGGTGCCCAGCACGGCATCATCGGTGTCGCCGTGGCGGTGATGGCCACCCATCTGCTGCTTCAGCCCCTCTATGCCCTCTGGGCCCGCCGGGTGGTGCTGATCCGCCCGGCCGCCTGGGTCAGTTGA
- a CDS encoding glycosyltransferase family 4 protein, translating into MKALHLLPPGGTSWGGGIPATLTSLAESPQLQWVTFRQVPLDQAAETMRDWRPDALIWHPACSWRLLPQQWRLRGIPRVLVEHHYCRGFELHQVPSRRRFRTMLRLAYALFDRVVPVSHGQSDWMGATGLVPASKVRVIPFSRTLDDFLSLPLGRPPHTPFRLGAFGRFARQKGFDTLIRAVRMLPAGSVQLLLGGDGELDAELRDLAAGHPGIRFLGPLSNVPAFLRDCDGIAIPSLWEPWGNACLEVRAAGLPVIVSGVGGLSEQVEGCGFVVPPGSETGLADAIRRLIALPGAERLRLSEQARDSSIGSWDRFCRSWSNLLRELR; encoded by the coding sequence ATGAAGGCTCTCCATCTGCTCCCACCGGGAGGCACCAGCTGGGGAGGGGGCATCCCCGCCACCCTCACCAGCCTTGCCGAGTCTCCCCAGCTGCAGTGGGTCACCTTCCGGCAGGTTCCCCTGGATCAGGCGGCTGAGACCATGCGGGACTGGCGGCCCGATGCGCTCATCTGGCATCCAGCCTGTTCCTGGCGCCTGCTCCCCCAGCAGTGGCGTCTGAGGGGGATTCCGCGGGTCCTGGTGGAGCACCACTACTGCCGCGGTTTTGAACTCCATCAGGTGCCCAGTCGCCGGCGCTTCCGGACCATGCTCCGGCTGGCCTATGCCCTGTTCGATCGCGTCGTTCCCGTTTCCCATGGCCAGTCCGACTGGATGGGCGCTACTGGACTGGTGCCGGCTTCGAAAGTGCGGGTGATTCCCTTCAGTCGCACCCTCGATGATTTTCTGAGCCTGCCCCTCGGCCGCCCTCCCCATACCCCCTTCCGGCTCGGGGCCTTCGGCCGCTTCGCCAGGCAGAAGGGCTTCGACACCCTGATCAGGGCCGTACGGATGCTCCCGGCGGGATCCGTGCAGCTCCTGCTCGGCGGTGACGGTGAGCTGGATGCGGAGCTGCGTGACCTGGCCGCCGGCCATCCCGGCATCCGCTTCCTGGGGCCGCTCAGCAATGTCCCGGCCTTTCTGCGCGACTGCGACGGCATCGCCATTCCCTCCCTGTGGGAACCCTGGGGCAATGCCTGTCTCGAGGTGCGGGCCGCCGGTCTGCCGGTGATCGTCAGCGGTGTGGGTGGCCTCAGCGAGCAGGTCGAGGGTTGCGGTTTCGTGGTGCCCCCGGGGTCCGAGACGGGGCTCGCCGACGCGATCCGGCGGCTCATCGCCCTCCCCGGAGCTGAACGGCTCCGCCTGTCCGAGCAGGCCCGGGACTCGAGCATCGGCAGCTGGGACCGGTTCTGCCGGTCGTGGAGCAACCTGCTGCGGGAGCTCCGCTGA